From one Planococcus citri chromosome 3, ihPlaCitr1.1, whole genome shotgun sequence genomic stretch:
- the Arr2 gene encoding arrestin homolog, producing MILALLFFVVSLKVYKKTTPNGKVTVYLGKRDFIDHCDGNVDPVEGVVHVEKDYLKGRKIYGQLITTYRYGREEDEVMGVKFSKVLPLQVAQIVPPEQEKTQITKLQQRLLDKLGGSAYPFLFKFPSNAPSSVVIQSGEANDKSKPLGVEYRVRTYVGDSLDDPGHKRSTVSLAIKKQQFAPIVRLDRLPSALASKSFTFSQGRVTMEITLSKEVYYHGESVSASLVVTNNSRKTVKNLKLYVMQHVEMTMVSMQLVNIVASLETREGCPITPGHSFSKEFLLTPLASSNVDKRGIALDGYLKDDDVNLASSTINSVGKGAPDSMGVIVGYTVRGKLGFGTLGGELVADVPLKLVHRELTAPSKAPKDNKAAKTGLQRVRSIERAHYEDTFYAPDEEENIEFEDFARTRMSEAEE from the exons ATGATTTTGGCACTTTTGTTTTTCGTAGTTTCGTTAAAGGTTTATAAGAAAACAACTCCGAATG GAAAAGTCACAGTATACCTTGGAAAACGTGACTTCATCGATCACTGCGATGGAAACGTCGACCCTGTCGAAGGAGTCGTTCACGTAGAAAAAGATTACCTCAAAGGACGAAAAATCTACGGCCAA TTAATCACAACGTACAGATATGGACGAGAAGAGGACGAAGTTATGGGTGTGAAATTCAGCAAAGTATTACCCCTACAAGTAGCACAAATCGTACCACCGGAACAGGAGAAAAcgcaaattacaaaattacaacaACGTCTGCTCGATAAACTGGGTGGTTCAGCGTAcccatttttattcaaattcccATCGAATGCGCCATCTTCGGTGGTTATTCAAAGCGGAGAAGCGAATGATAAATCCAAACCGCTCGGAGTCGAATACAGAGTACGCACATATGTTGGAGACAGTCTCGATGATCCAGGCCATAAAAGATCTACCGTCTCATTGGCGATAAAAAAA caacaaTTCGCACCTATTGTCCGTTTAGATCGATTACCGAGTGCCCTGGCTTCGAAAAGTTTCACCTTTTCGCAGGGTAGAGTGACCATGGAAATAACATTGAGCAAAGAAGTCTACTATCACGGAGAAAGTGTCTCAGCTTCGTTAGTGGTCACCAATAACTCGCGAAAAACCGTCAAGAATTTAAAA TTATACGTTATGCAACACGTCGAAATGACCATGGTCAGTATGCAATTGGTCAACATTGTGGCTAGTTTGGAAACTCGCGAAGGCTGCCCGATTACTCCAGGACACTCCTTCTCCAAAGAATTTCTTTTGACACCGCTGGCTTCCAGTAATGTCGACAAAAGAGGTATCGCATTGGATGGTTACTTGAAG GACGACGACGTTAACTTGGCATCATCTACGATAAATTCGGTAGGCAAGGGAGCTCCTGACTCGATGGGTGTCATAGTTGGTTACACTGTTAGAGGAAAATTAGGATTCGGAACATTGGGAGGTGAATTGGTAGCTGACGTGCCTTTGAAATTAGTACACCGTGAATTAACTG CTCCTTCCAAAGCACCGAAAGACAACAAAGCAGCCAAAACAGGCCTTCAACGTGTACGAAGCATAGAACGAGCACACTACGAGGATACTTTCTACGCACCAGACGAAGAAGAGAATATTGAATTCGAAGATTTCGCTAGGACCAGAATGAGTGAAGCCGAAGAATAa